From the genome of Candidatus Neomarinimicrobiota bacterium, one region includes:
- a CDS encoding DNA-directed RNA polymerase subunit beta' — IEVIVRQMMQKVRINDPGDSGVLRGDRLNRFLLNAINRELKRKVVITNAGDSEFEEGQAYPKAEVNAINKELKADGKTPAKTRAAKPATFEPLLLGITRASLNTESFISAASFQETTRVLTDAAVEGKTDYLRGLKENIVMGRLIPAGTGLTRFREILVANPDPEPVEELEEEIPAASEPIIEA; from the coding sequence ATTGAGGTGATTGTCCGGCAGATGATGCAGAAAGTACGGATCAATGATCCCGGTGACTCTGGGGTCTTGAGGGGTGACCGTCTAAATCGTTTCCTACTCAACGCCATCAACCGAGAACTCAAGCGGAAGGTGGTAATCACTAACGCCGGGGATTCCGAGTTTGAAGAGGGGCAAGCCTATCCCAAGGCGGAGGTCAATGCTATCAATAAAGAGCTTAAAGCTGATGGCAAGACACCTGCCAAGACCCGGGCAGCCAAACCGGCCACTTTCGAGCCACTGCTACTGGGCATCACCAGAGCGTCACTGAATACGGAAAGCTTCATTTCCGCGGCTTCCTTCCAGGAAACCACCCGGGTACTGACCGATGCGGCTGTGGAGGGGAAAACCGACTACCTCCGGGGGCTAAAGGAGAATATCGTAATGGGCCGTCTTATACCGGCTGGGACAGGTTTGACACGTTTTCGGGAAATCCTGGTAGCCAATCCCGATCCTGAACCTGTGGAAGAATTGGAAGAAGAGATCCCAGCTGCATCAGAACCCATTATTGAGGCATAG